The genome window TGTCTTCAGCTGGCGCCGCTCCCGTTTCTTTGGCTCCTTGGCTTTATTCTCCTCCTTGTGCTCATTGGACTTTAGGGATAAAGAAGGGAGAGTTAGGAACTGTGTCTAAAAGAGGGAGGACTAGGCACAAATACATGCAATGCAGAGTCAGAAATGTGAATATTCTACACATATTCTACGATTGATGAAAATACAATGGAAAATAAGCTGGACATACTATGGGCTGACAAATCAATGATTTAAcctcctaaccctaaccaatgTGTAGACTGCAGAGGGCCAAAAGAAAAACGGGAAAATGCAATATTTAGAGCCAAATTACACCGTTTTTGGTCAAATAATGATCGAGGGACAGATTCAAATTCAAAAACGTTGAATTAATCTGTTTTTAAAATATCCCTTTTTGAAGCAAAGAAGGAAAACATATAGCAGCTGATTCTAAACCTTCTACAGGCAGTTTAGATCTAgaaataaatgttaaataaaatatataataaataaaatgttgatTTAATCTCAAATTCAGGCTCTGTAATATAATATAAATTGcagacaaaaataaaatatagaaaGTTCGTTTTCTTTACCTTGATCCATGGGTGATTAAGAGCTTCTTGAATTGTTAATCTTTTCCTGTAAGAGAACATTTGAGTGAAAGTCCAAAAAATGATGATCGTACATATAATCACTGAGTGGCTATTCAATTCAATCCAATCCAATAAACTAATTCATATTATATTTTCTCAATTCAGGGCGATTTGACATTTACACTGGTCCCCAACATCCACCTCCTCCACATGTAGCACTTCATCTGACCTAAGAGTCTTCCTTCTGAATCAATTATAAAGCCATAAGGACAATGTCATTTTATTTGTACCTCTTATCCTTCTCCAACAACTGGCTGATGAATTTCTTGGCCGGCTCACTGGTGTGACAGAAGAACTCCTCATCAAACTCATAATTGATGGCTGAAATGTTCTTCAGAGTGTCCTGTTTGGTCTCTCCCAGGAAAGGTGAAGCACCACTCAGCCTGGAGCAAAACAAAAGAGCAGAGAGAGAAGTTCATCACCCAGTTTGACGGTAGCTGCAGTAGAAGTGACAATATGGTGCTTGTGGTTCACTTGCAGGATATAGGTGATGACCCCAATGCTCCACATGTCAGCTTCTAATCCCAGTGGCTCATAGTTGACAATCTCCGGTGCTTGAAAGGCAAATAGATGAGAGGAAGAATGCAGTTTTATGTCATTTTTTGACTGTCAGGTGTCCGGTGAGTGATGCTTGATTGCATTTCTGTTGTTTCTTGGTTGAGTTTGTTTAAAAACATTGTCTTACCTACAAACTCAGGTGTTCCAAATATGTTTTTGAACTCAACCCCGGCTTCAATCTTGTGGGCGAGACCAAAATCTATGAGTTTTATTCTTGGTAACGGCACATTCTTGTCCAGCAGCATAATGTTTTCTGGCTGCAGGTATGAGAGAGAAAGGCATTTATTTGACATAATACACATTTTTTATCCTCGTCAAAAATCAGGAAAAAATAGACACGCAGAAAATAGCTAAGTTAGTATGCAAATGTAGCAATTTATACTTTCTACATTAAACAGACCTTATTGCTCCACCTAGTGGAACAAATATGTGTCCTGTAATTTACTAAAGTGACAAGGTCATCGTCCTTAGACCTCCACTTGGACAGCAGCAGTAAAAACATCCAAACATTTTCGCTCCTCTTTACAGAAAAATAAACTCAAGGGAGTCAAGATGAACCCAAAAAAACATTCGCTGGAGTTTAAAGTTATATTTTTACCTGGGAAACAGGAGATAATGATCTTACAAAGGTCGATTCAGTATCTGTTCTGGAGCTTTTGATCATATCTCATTTTAGTCTTCGTCAAGTCAAGTTTAGATTAATCTATCTTAATTCTGACAAGTGAAACAAAATGTGAAGGAAAAGGTGCCCAAAACCATTTAATGAAACATTGTATTGATGTAATGTTGAATAGTATGTACAAATCATATTagtaataatatttaaaatactctttttgtttttgaataataaatatatttgaaAACTGGGTTTCTTTTTGCCTTATATTTGTAATGCTTTTAATTGTTGCTGTCAAGCTCTTTAAGTTGCCTTGCACATTGTGAACTTTGCTGTAAAAATGAATCTTCCTTGTTTTGCCTAACAAAATATGCTGAATCATTATGAGCAGTATCCTTTAGTTAGAAAACAAGCTTTTGCCGCTTTGATGAAATGTCACAGCTAAGCTGAATGAGGTCGATTGAGAGTGAATCTGAAACTTGAAAACGTGACCTCTTGTGTGTGGTATTAAAGAAATATTAAAGtatattatattaaaagtaaaacaagaaGAAAAATAGTTCAAAAAAAAAGTGAGAAAGTGGAATAGTGCAAtacgagtctatatacaagttaaTATATCAGtccaataacttgtatatagactcgtaTTGCACTATTCCACTTTCTTTAgaactatttttatttttgtattacttttaatataatatactttaatattgtctgcttatctgtattattgtgttgcattgttggagaagcctgtgacctaagattttcaacgacataattactctgtagctatgttagtttgacaataaagaaccttgaacctctTCTAGAACGGGAAAACCGTGTAACGTGTCTTGTCTGGACAAACCTTAAGATCAAAGTGAGCGATTTCCCTTGCATGGAGGTAGTTCACCCCCTCCAGGATCTGCTTGATGAACTGAGTGGCTTCTTCCTCGCTCAAAGACTCCTTCTGTGCCAGGAAGTCAAAGAGCTCTCCTCCAGAgaccctgcaacacacacacacacacacacacacacacacacacacacacacacacacacacacacacacacacacacacacacacacacacacacacacacacacacacacacacacacacacacacacacacacacacacacacacacacacacacacacacacacacacacacacacacacacacgttaaagGATACTATTGAGAACTTTCAGCATATATAAGTGGTAACTTATTGTGGTAGGGGTCATATTGGATCTAGTGATTTGATTGGCCAATTTGAGCAAGTGATTTGATTGGTCGTTTGGACCGAGTCATTGGATTGGCTTTTTGAATAAGGTACTTTCATTGGCCCATTGAATCCTCATTTAATTGGCCCATTGGATAGAGTCATTTGATTTGCCCAATAATACACTTAATACGAAGTTTTAAGTTCCCTGAAATGTAGCCAAGAGGTAGGTTTGTTGACCCAAGGCTGtctaataacatttaaaataaagtttTGAACCCTTTTCTAAATCACAGTGTGTGGTTGTGTTGTGTTGACTGACCTACCAGTTTGATATGAGCCAAAGACACTTTATGATTAACAGCACCATGCTTTAATAACAGTACTATGAATACATTTGtgacttcaaataaactgatcccccTCACTCACAGCTCCAGGATGAGCACCACATCAGTGCGGTTCTCGTAGACGTCGTGCAGCGTGACTATGTTTGGGTGCTGAATCTGCTGCAGGATGTCCACTTCCCGCTCTATCTCCTCCCGCCGCACTCCTCGAGAGCTGGCCATGCTCTGCCGCTTCTTGATAAACTTGGCGGCGAATTCCAGCCCTGTGCTTTTCTCTCTGCATTGCTTTACAATGGCAAACTGCCCACTGAAACACAGAGCAGGCATTACATGGGGTTACATCTGAAAAACTATGAGTGGCTTGACCAAATTGATTGTCGCCTGAATAATCACAGATATATTTGTTACTATATTGGTCCTTGAAATATTTGAGGTCATTTACAAATCATCATTAGTGTATTTGTCCAGCAGATAGCACTGAGCATGcatccctaaccctaaccttgtCCTGTCACTGTTTTGGGGCCATCACCTCATTTGGAAGATGCTTCACATCAATATACTCTAATCGCTTAAGTCTTCTATGTGGCTTACCGCAATATATATTGTTACAACCATTTTCGTGATTAATCAAGTAATCACATGCCTATAACATCACAAAATTGTTCAGTTCTTTGATTGAGTGAGAAGTATCAAACCTATATTTTTACAGGCAAATTGATCCTATTCAGGTTCTTCTTCCCCATTAAACCCACCTTCAAGATGCATACAGTGTTACgattgggtgaagcaggtaggactcaaatgcagaatttaaCGAAAAGcgaactttattaaataataaaagctgtggcaaaaaaaggcagtatccaaaaaaatccaaaacaaacgagcagcacaaggaacacagaccgtggaataacatggagtggaaacaatgaaccgacatggaacacaggggaagactagactaaatacacagaagggtaatcacaagacacagctgggcaggggagagagaaacacaagggcaacaggtgaacacaatgagacaatcagacacaccagggaaactccccaccagggaggaggaccagacaaAACACCGAATGAACCGACTTACaaaacccataaccagacagacaacactaaaaccgtgacataaaCCTGGGAGTGTGACATACAGTTTGTCTGTCTTGAGGTAGGAGGCTAAACTAAAAACTGTTCAATAAATAACATTAAAGAGTCATGGAATACTGATAGGCACAATGAGGACGGATAACTAATTTGAAAATATATACAAGTTAAAAAGATTGGCCTGATACCTGCACTTCAATGAGAGGAGAACAAATCtaactttaaaaataaataactcaaaaAAGCCTGTACATGTAGGGATGGTTATACATTCACGTAAGTTATTAAATAACGAGTTATTTTAATCGTGTCTGTTACTGAAAGCTTACTAAGTATTAGGCACCCCACACTAACACATGCTACAGAACTCTGGTGGGAATGTGGTTTATTTTTGTCACTTGCATTTTCCCACCACTGCAGTTTATTTATAGTGTGGAACACAGTCTGCTATGCCCCAAAGCGATACACTGGTCTCCATATTTACAGTCTAATACAAACACTTCCGTTAAATACAGGGTTTTGTGTCTTTCAGTCATTAAATTCAAATATCACAGGACTGTACAGCTGCATACTTTTAGTTCTGGTTCACTTGAATGGTTTGTAATCTTACACTCCACTTCCTCATCGGCAGTCTGGGAGTAGATATAGCTGCGGCTAAAGATAGAAGTGTCCTTTAAAAAGCAGCTTGACATGCATAACAGTTGTCCCCACCTGACAACGCACAGAAACAAACTACACAAGTAGACCAGGGGTCTTTTAGTGTAATTTGAAACACTTGTGTTGTGCAGGAGGCTTAGGTACACACAGTTTGACTCCTGTCATTTGCAGCATGCAGTCAATGATTCAGTGTGATCTTCGTATTGTTATAGCAAAGCAATGACTGCTTGGGGCCGTGACATACATGCTTTTGAGAAAAGGAAACTATGTTTCAGTCTGAgtgatgttttattttgaaaggtatAAAGAATTCTacaaccaaacaaacaaacaaaacgttCATAATAAACACGAAGTTGTTTCTGGTATATTCATATTGCGGATGTCTAACCAATTATGTACAATATTGGAATATTGTGGTAGTCATGTGAAGAAATAACAACTACATTTCCAAATATCTTCATCTAATTTCGTGCTGTAtgccttaaaataaaataagacaaATTAAACAATTTAGATTTTGCATAGATCATCATTTTATATCAGTGATCCTGGCTGACTCTGAAATTAAAGAATATATACATAGATTGTAACATGTAGTTGAAATATAGACCTATGTTGTAGCTCAGTTTCTTGATATGAAGTCATTTCCTGGCATGTACGATACTGTTAGAAGTGTTTGCATTACGCTACACGATATTTGGATTTTGATTACTGTTCAACATCCCAGCATTATTGATTAAATCAAATGCAAGatgcaattattaacaaattAAGAAGTGAATGAGTAGATATGATGCATGCATGCATAAGTGTACCTTCCCAACTCTTCACCAATTTCATAGAAATCCTCCACTTTCTGTTGTTTGAATAAGTCCATAGCTGCAGTCCTCACTGATGTCTGTAGTTAGTTAGGATAATACATTTTCTTCATTACTCTTTAGGCCTACCTGAAATATCAGACAACAGTTGTTTCACCATCTGGAATAAAAATGTCCCAAATATCATGAAAAAaaaagctaataaaaatgaATGAGACGATTTAAAAACATATCctgttatacaaaaataatgtCATGCAGTTCAAATGTAGACACCCACTGACAGTTTGGCTTACTTGACTTTGTCTGGAGAAGGAAACTATAATTGTAACTATCACAAGTTATCAAAAATAATAGgacaacaaataaaaataatcaATGAATAGGTTAGAAAATGTATTACCATGTAGAAAAATTATTCACATGTTGATTCCCCTGTCCTCCTGCTGCCCTGTGTGCGTCTCTGAGCACACGAGGACTCTGCGACGTCCCAACACATCCCGCCCCCCCAGCCTGGGAGAGAGTCACACTGCACTTCAGT of Pseudochaenichthys georgianus chromosome 3, fPseGeo1.2, whole genome shotgun sequence contains these proteins:
- the dapk2a gene encoding death-associated protein kinase 2a; the protein is MTSVRTAAMDLFKQQKVEDFYEIGEELGSGQFAIVKQCREKSTGLEFAAKFIKKRQSMASSRGVRREEIEREVDILQQIQHPNIVTLHDVYENRTDVVLILELVSGGELFDFLAQKESLSEEEATQFIKQILEGVNYLHAREIAHFDLKPENIMLLDKNVPLPRIKLIDFGLAHKIEAGVEFKNIFGTPEFVAPEIVNYEPLGLEADMWSIGVITYILLSGASPFLGETKQDTLKNISAINYEFDEEFFCHTSEPAKKFISQLLEKDKRKRLTIQEALNHPWIKSNEHKEENKAKEPKKRERRQLKTKRLREYTIKSHSSMPPNNTYVNFERFAQVVEDIDHMEGSFVSLAAAHDSLQEDIDAMVSIYNEKEAWYKEESEDVRHELSQIRYEFRKVEAFKRSLQDDMQAFSSSLDGISNRYQERQNHFDSLHQELSDELKWVQEVMGSFPMDGGGGGYPNCSFSTVFNNDVNEALKELLNRSCGGELLSGIDLDLETGQQR